The genomic segment TAGTGCCTTGTCGGTATAAAAACGTGAAAAACACATATGTAATGCTTAGGACCAGCGCGTATTCTGCATAATAAGAAGACCAAATCAAAATGCCATGAACCGTTGGTAACATCACAAATGAAAACAGTACGACACTGCCCACGATTTCCCAAGCAACCCAGCCCGATAAGCCTCTAACATATGGCATAGAGAAGACACTGAAACACAGGGCAAATAAAATGCCGATTCCAAAATACAATGGTGCCGTTGAAGCAAAAATAAAGGCACTGTTATTTAACCAATGAAACGCCAATGCAGCCAAGACAGCAGCGATTGAAAAGAAAATATATTTCTTTTGGGAAAAATCTTCCTGTTTTTTGATCAAGAAGAAACAACCCAATGCTGAGACCAACAAAACCACAAGCGGGATAATATAAAGCGGCACCATATTGTAATAGAAGATCAAGTCAATCAGACCCGATAAATAGTGACGCAGTTCTTTAAAAAAGAAAACGAAGATAACAGCAATGGCGGAGACAAAGACTACAGCAGCACCAATAACATATATATTTAAGCGAAAACGACTGACAAAAACCGATATGAAACTGAATGAAAAAGTCGCAACGGCAAAAAACAGAATAATCCTGACAAGGATATTCGGCGTATCTTCAATTGAGGCTAACTCAGCAAAGGCCTGAACCGTTAGGAAACAAAAAACAAAAGCCATGAAAAGGCTTATATTGGGAATATTCTTCTTAATCTTTTCCATATCAACCAAATCATTAAAAGCAATGTTCATTTTCTGGTGCTTGTGCTGTAAAGCAAAAATATTACGCCCCAGTAAGATCAAATTATTAAATGTCCAATAAAGCAAGATGCCCGCATTTGCCTCATAAAGCGCAATCAGGAAAAGAAGCGAAATCACGATGGATTGATAAATTTCTTTCTTTTGCGCATTGGCTAAGGTCAGAGCTGCCAGAATATTCACCACAGTCATTACGACAGGTAAAATATTCATACCTGCAAGTAATTGATCTGCTTGGCCTAAATCCCTGATAAATAAAAACGACTGACCTTCCAATTGCGACAAACCTGTCAGCATAAAATAGGTCGCAATTAAAAACGGTAACTGAACAAACAGCGGCAGCACCAAACGCACCGCATAAATAGGATGATAACTATATCGTTTATATAATAACCTGAGCTCTTTATGAAATGCCTCGCCATGTAGTTTCTCTTTCATATCTTCGATTTGAGAAACTAGCACATCCTGATATGCACGTTCTGTATGAGAGACTTTTGCAGCTCTTTTTGTTAAGGGCGACATTACCAGCGCACTTAAAAAGGACAAACAAATAATCGCCCCGCCATATGAATCAACAAGAGAAACAATCAGAAGGAAAAAATCGGCATAAAGCGACACAATATAATTAAGCATCTGGCGACCCCTTCTTGGTATTTATCTCATTGG from the Candidatus Terasakiella magnetica genome contains:
- a CDS encoding YidC/Oxa1 family membrane protein insertase, translated to MLNYIVSLYADFFLLIVSLVDSYGGAIICLSFLSALVMSPLTKRAAKVSHTERAYQDVLVSQIEDMKEKLHGEAFHKELRLLYKRYSYHPIYAVRLVLPLFVQLPFLIATYFMLTGLSQLEGQSFLFIRDLGQADQLLAGMNILPVVMTVVNILAALTLANAQKKEIYQSIVISLLFLIALYEANAGILLYWTFNNLILLGRNIFALQHKHQKMNIAFNDLVDMEKIKKNIPNISLFMAFVFCFLTVQAFAELASIEDTPNILVRIILFFAVATFSFSFISVFVSRFRLNIYVIGAAVVFVSAIAVIFVFFFKELRHYLSGLIDLIFYYNMVPLYIIPLVVLLVSALGCFFLIKKQEDFSQKKYIFFSIAAVLAALAFHWLNNSAFIFASTAPLYFGIGILFALCFSVFSMPYVRGLSGWVAWEIVGSVVLFSFVMLPTVHGILIWSSYYAEYALVLSITYVFFTFLYRQGTKVLYSFFILFFLINISILGIQTLTTHKDKVVGSDFAGRSGVEEIQSLIKKTQTGLTATPQTPNIYYIVSESMPDLRTLQKLGIDHKPLQDLFEKYNFTTYDDTYSVGPFSLSSMSKTMGLKDGITDGNEMRKIVGGQSIANLWLKDMGYETAIVTKTFMTGIYNWYNNRLPPVSVEAGQMDFLFMLLKGISLREFKFDIKGLTKYGAKFDYERVKHDLIRQDKQSPLFMLYHGEYPGHSQNSGQCLPDEKEQFIERYKIAIDYLEEDFRLIKEHDPAAIIIVIGDHGPYLTLNCHTLNYMDPKKVTELHMRDRVGTIFAVHWPDQEKAQKYDQDVLINQDIFPVVFSYLYDSEVPLSLRMDPTVELGGRMIKGGKFIPLNHAK